The DNA region AGTCAGCGTCGCTCGGGCTTGGCGCTGCGCGACATCAGCTCCTTGAGCGCGACGACCGGCGGCTTGCCCTCGTGGACGATTCCGACGACCGTCTCGGTGATGGGCATGTCGACCCCGTGCCTGCGCGCCAGATCGAGCACCGATTCGCAGGACTTGACGCCCTCGGCGGTCTGCTCGGTGACGGCGACGGTCTCCTGCAGCGTCATTCCGCGGCCGAGGTTCGTGCCGAAGGTGTGGTTGCGCGACAGGGGTGACGAGCAGGTCGCCACGAGGTCGCCCAGGCCCGCGAGTCCGGAGAACGTCAGGGGGTCGGCGCCCATCGCGAGGCCCAGCCGGGTGGTCTCGGCGAGACCGCGGGTGATGAGCGAGCCCTTGGCGTTGTCGCCGAGGCCCATGCCGTCGGCGATGCCCACGGCGAGGCCGATGACGTTCTTGACGGCGCCGCCGAGTTCGCAGCCGACCACGTCGGTGTTGGTGTACGGCCGGAAGTACGAGGTGTGGCAGGCGGCCTGGAGGCGCTGGGCGACGGTCTCGTCCGCGGAGGCGACGACGGCGGCCGCGGGGCGGCGTTCGGCGATCTCCTTGGCGAGGTTGGGGCCGGTGACGACGGCGATGCGGTCGGCGGTGACCGCGGTGACGTCCTCGATGACCTCGCTCATCCGCTTGGCGGTGCCGAGTTCCACGCCCTTCATCAGGGAGACGAGGACCGTGTCCGGTTCCAGGTGCGGCGTCCAGTCGGCGAGGTTGGCGCGCAGCGTCTGGGAGGGCACGACCAGGACCGCGAAGTCGGCACCGTGCAGGGCCTCGGCGGCGTCGGTGGTGGCCCGGATCGAGTCGGGGAGCTCAATTCCCGGCAGGTAGCCGGGATTGGTGTGGGTCGTGTTGACCGCCTCGGCGACTTCGGCGCGGCGGCCCCAGAGGGTGACCTCGCAGCCCGCGTCGGCGAGGATCATGCCGAAGGCCGTACCCCATGAGCCGGTTCCGAAGACGGCCGCTTTGCCGGGGTGCGTCACGTGGGTCCCTTTCCCTCTGCCTTGCGCCGCTGCTGCGCACGGGCCTTGCGGTGATCGTAGAGCTCGGCGGGGGCCTTCTCGCCGCGCAGGTCCTCCAGCTCGGCCGTGACCGCGGCCATGATCGCCTCGGTCGCCTGGCGCAGCACCTCGGGTGTCGGCTCGAGCCCGTGGAAGCGGGAGAGGTCGACCGGCGGCCCGGCCTGCACGCGCAGGGTCTTGCGGGGGAACAGCCGGAGCTTGTTCTCCTTGGCGTAGGGCGGCATCGCGAGGTTGGCGCCCCACTGGGCGACGGGGATGACCGGGGCCTTGGTCATCAGCGCGACCCGGGCGGCGCCGGTCTTGCCGGCCATCGGCCACATGTCGGGGTCCCGGGTGAGCGTGCCCTCCGGGTAGAAGGCGACGCATTCGCCCCGCTCGATGGCGTCGACGGCGGCGCGGAAGGCGTCGAGCGCGTTGGTCGTCTCGCGGTAGACGGGGATCTGCCCGGTGCCGCGAAGAATCATTCCGACGAAAGGCGTCCTGAACAGTCCGGCCTTGGCGAGGAGCCGCGGCACGCGTCCGGTGTTGTACTGGAAGTGCCCGTAGGAAAGCGGGTCCAGATACGAGTTGTGATTGACCGCGGTGATGAATCCGCCATCGGCCGGAATGTGTTCCATTCCCCGCCAGTCGCGCTTGAACAAGACCACCAGGGGCGGTTTTGCGATGGCCGCCGCCAGGCGGTACCAGAAGCCGATTCTGCGGCGGGACACTCGGACGCCTTCCTCTAGGAACTGACCTGCTGCCCGACTGCGGCGGTGACGTCTCGCCCCGGGCCCCTGCTGTGTGGAGAACACCGTACGCCTCGCCCATGGGGGCGGACCTCCGGGCCGTCGTACCGGCAGGCGAGAATGACGGCCTCGTCAGTCCTGACGCGTATGGAGGGGGAGATCGCCACGAACACCGACCCGACCGGCCCCTGGTCCCTGGTCGTCCCGCTCAAACCGCTCGCCCGGGCCAAGAGCAGGCTGGGGCGGGCGACGGGTGAGGAGCTGCGTCCCCGCCTCGCCCTGGCGTTCGCCCTCGACACGGTGGCGGCGGCGCTGTCGTGCCGGGCGGTGCGGGATGTGGTGGTCGTCACGGACGATCCGGTGGCCGCTCCCGCGCTGGCCGCGCTCGGGGCGCGCACGGTCCCGGACGCACCGGCGGCCGGGCTCGACGCGGCTCTGGAGCACGGGGTGCGGTCGGTGCGTTCACGGCGGCCCGACGCGGCGGTGGCCGCGCTCAACGCGGATCTGCCGGCACTGCGGGCGGAGGAATTGGCGCGGGTACTCGAATTCTCCACCGAATTCCCCCGGGCTTTTGTCACCGATGCCCAGGGAATCGGCACCACATTTCTTTCGGCGATGCCGGGATTCGAATTGCGGCCGTCCTTCGGCGGGCCGTCCCGGGCCCGGCACCTGGAGTCGGGCGCGGTCGAGGTCTCGGCTCCCGGCCTCGACTCGGTCCGCAGGGACGTGGACACGGGCGACGACCTGCGCGTGGCGCTGGAGCTGGGCGTGGGGCGGTTCACCGCGGGTCTGACGGCCGCGGTGGGCCCCGTCGCCGACCGATAGGCTGCGAGCCATGCAGGCGACCTCGTTCACGTACGACTCCGAGACCCGGACCGGCAGTGTGCTGCTCGACGACGGCACCCCGGTGGACTTCGACGCGCCGGCCTTCGACGCGGGGGGACTGCGGCTGTTGCGCCCGGGGCAGCGGGTGCGGATCGAGACCGAGGGCGAGGGCGCCTCGCTGCGCATCACCCTGGTGACGCTCCAGACGCTCTGAGCGGCTCCTGACAGCCCGCGGGCCGGGCTCCCCGAGGGGAGCCCGGCCCGGCGCGCAGGAGAAGGGGAGCGGTGCCCGGTCTCACTTCTTGCGTGCGGTGACCTTCTTGGCCGCGGTCGTGCGTGCCGTGGTCTTCTTCGCGGGCGCCTTCTTCGCCGTCGTCTTCTTGGCGGGCGCGGTCTTGGCGGCGACGGCCTTCTTCGTCGTGGCCTTCTTCGCCGGTGCGGCCTTCTTCGCTGCCGGCGTGGCCTTCTTCGCCGCCGCGGAGGTGCTCTTCGCGGTGGTCTTCTTGGCGGCGGGCGCGGTCTTCTTCGCCGCGGCCGTGCTCTTGCGCGCCGTGGCCTTCTTGGCGGTGGCCTTCTTGGCGGCCGCCTTCGCGGTCGTACGGGTGGAAGGACCGCCCGACAGGCTGCCCTTGGGTGCCTTCTTGACGGACACCTCGCCGCCCTTGGGGAGCTTCTTGGAGCCGCTCACCAGGTCCTTGAAGCCCTGTCCCGCACGGAAACGGGGCACGGACGTCTTCTTGACCCGTACGCGCTCGCCCGTCTGCGGGTTGCGTGCGTAGCGGGCGGGGCGGTCGACCTTCTCGAACGAGCCGAAGCCGGTGACCGAGACACGATCCCCCGCGACAACCGCACGGACGATCGCGTCGAGTACCACGTCGACGGCGTCAGCGGCCTGCTGACGGCCGCCGACCTTGTCGGCAATCGCTTCTACGAGCTGCGCCTTGTTCACGTCTTCCCCTTCGGAGACATTGCCGGAACCAAACCGTCCAGGCTTTTTCGCACGTTAGGCAGATATATACCGCAAATCAAACACGAAACGGGCTAATCACCCTAGTGCCGCAACGAAGTCGACCGCCGCACTGTTCTGCGGAGTCAGTCACCTTCGGGGAATCGGCCCTCATCGAGGTCCTTCATCAACCGGTCCAGACGCCTTGCCGCGCCCGGGAGATCGTGTTTGGCCGAGGCCGTGACGGCCATCAGCTTCCGGGAGAGCGCCATCCGTACGTCCTCCGGGACTTGCAGTACGCGCACCCTTGCGTGCGCTTCTTTCAATCGGTCGGCGACGCGGCCGTAGAGCTCGAGTTGGCTGTCGCGTCCCATGCACCGATTGTGCCATCTGGGGCGAGTTGTCGCCCGAGGGGGTCTCAACAAAGCGCTACGCCCCCTACCGGAAAGCAGGGGGCGCAGTTCGGGAAAAGCGCTGCTCAGACGTAAAGCGTACGCGGCTTGTGGGACGGCCGGGCCGCCTCGTAAGTCGCAATGTCCGCTTCGTTCTGAAGAGTGAGGCTGATGTCGTCGAGGCCGTTCAGCAGGCGCCAGCGGGCGTTCTCGTCGAGCTCGAAGTCGGCTGTGATCCCCTCGGCGAGGACCTGGCGCTTCTCCAGGTCGACGGTGACCGCGGCCGTCGGGTCGGCCTCCGTCAGCTCCCACAGCCGGTCGACGACCGGCTGGTCGAGGACGACGGTCAGCAGACCGTTCTTCAGCGAGTTGCCGCGGAAGATGTCGGCGAACCGGGAGGAGATGACCGTCTTGAAGCCGAAGTTCTGCAGGGCCCAGACCGCGTGCTCACGGGAGGAACCCGTACCGAAGTCGGGACCGGCCACCAGGACCGAGGCACCCTTGCGCTCGGGGCGGTTGAGGACGAAGTTCTCGTCCTTGCGCCACGCCTCGAACAGGCCGTCCTCGAAGCCGTCCCGGGTGACCTTCTTCAGCCAGTGCGCGGGGATGATCTGGTCGGTGTCGACGTTGCTGCGGCGCAGCGGGACGGCCCGGCCGGTGTGTGCGGTGAATGCTTCCATGACTCTCAGACTCCGGCGGGCGTACGGGCGTCGGACAGGTCCGCGGGCGAGGCCAGATGGCCCAGCACGGCGGTGGCGGCGGCGACCTGCGGGGAGACCAGGTGGGTGCGGCCGCCCTTGCCCTGCCTGCCCTCGAAGTTGCGGTTCGAGGTGGAGGCGGAGCGCTCACCCGGGGCCAGCTGGTCGGGGTTCATGCCGAGGCACATCGAGCAGCCCGCGTGCCGCCATTCGGCGCCGGCGGCGGTGAAGACCTTGTCCAGGCCTTCCTCCACGGCCTGGAGGGCGACCCGGACGGAACCCGGGACGACCAGCATCCGTACGCCGTCGGCGACTTTGCGGCCCTCGATGACGGCGGCGGCGTTGCGCAGGTCCTCGATGCGGCCGTTGGTGCACGAACCTACGAAGACGGTGTCCACGCCGATCTCGCGCAGCGGCTGGCCCGCGGTCAACCCCATGTACTCCAGGGCCTTTTCGGCGGCGTTGCGCTCCGAGGCGTCCTCGTACGAAGCAGGGTCGGGGACGTTGGCCGACAGGGGCGCACCCTGGCCCGGGTTGGTGCCCCAGGTGACGAACGGCGCGAGTTCGGCGGCCTCGATGACGACCTCGGCGTCGAAGACGGCGTCGTCGTCGGTGCGCAGCGTCTTCCAGTACGCGAGCGCGGCGTCCCACTCCTCGCCCTCGGGGGCGTGGTCACGGCCCCGCAGGTAGTCGAAGGTGGTCGCGTCCGGGGCGATCATGCCCGCGCGGGCACCGGCCTCGATCGACATGTTGCAGATGGTCATCCGGGCCTCCATCGAGAGCTTCTCGATGGCGGAACCGCGGTATTCGATGATGTAGCCCTGGCCGCCACCGGTGCCGATCCGGGCGATGATCGCCAGGATCAGGTCCTTGGCGGTGACGCTCTCGGGGAGTTCGCCCTCGACGGTGATCGCCATGGTCCTGGGGCGGGCCAGCGGCAGTGTCTGGGTGGCCAGGACGTGCTCGACCTGGCTCGTGCCGATGCCGAAGGCCAGCGCGCCGAAGGCGCCGTGGGTGGAGGTGTGCGAGTCACCGCAGACGACCGTGGTGCCGGGCTGGGTCAGGCCCAGCTGCGGGCCCACCACGTGCACGACGCCCTGCTCGACGTCGCCGAGCGGGTGCAGCCGGACGCCGAAGTCCGCGCAGTTCTTGCGCAGGGTCTC from Streptomyces sp. B1I3 includes:
- a CDS encoding NAD(P)H-dependent glycerol-3-phosphate dehydrogenase; translation: MTHPGKAAVFGTGSWGTAFGMILADAGCEVTLWGRRAEVAEAVNTTHTNPGYLPGIELPDSIRATTDAAEALHGADFAVLVVPSQTLRANLADWTPHLEPDTVLVSLMKGVELGTAKRMSEVIEDVTAVTADRIAVVTGPNLAKEIAERRPAAAVVASADETVAQRLQAACHTSYFRPYTNTDVVGCELGGAVKNVIGLAVGIADGMGLGDNAKGSLITRGLAETTRLGLAMGADPLTFSGLAGLGDLVATCSSPLSRNHTFGTNLGRGMTLQETVAVTEQTAEGVKSCESVLDLARRHGVDMPITETVVGIVHEGKPPVVALKELMSRSAKPERR
- a CDS encoding 1-acyl-sn-glycerol-3-phosphate acyltransferase; this translates as MSRRRIGFWYRLAAAIAKPPLVVLFKRDWRGMEHIPADGGFITAVNHNSYLDPLSYGHFQYNTGRVPRLLAKAGLFRTPFVGMILRGTGQIPVYRETTNALDAFRAAVDAIERGECVAFYPEGTLTRDPDMWPMAGKTGAARVALMTKAPVIPVAQWGANLAMPPYAKENKLRLFPRKTLRVQAGPPVDLSRFHGLEPTPEVLRQATEAIMAAVTAELEDLRGEKAPAELYDHRKARAQQRRKAEGKGPT
- the cofC gene encoding 2-phospho-L-lactate guanylyltransferase; the encoded protein is MTASSVLTRMEGEIATNTDPTGPWSLVVPLKPLARAKSRLGRATGEELRPRLALAFALDTVAAALSCRAVRDVVVVTDDPVAAPALAALGARTVPDAPAAGLDAALEHGVRSVRSRRPDAAVAALNADLPALRAEELARVLEFSTEFPRAFVTDAQGIGTTFLSAMPGFELRPSFGGPSRARHLESGAVEVSAPGLDSVRRDVDTGDDLRVALELGVGRFTAGLTAAVGPVADR
- a CDS encoding HU family DNA-binding protein; this encodes MNKAQLVEAIADKVGGRQQAADAVDVVLDAIVRAVVAGDRVSVTGFGSFEKVDRPARYARNPQTGERVRVKKTSVPRFRAGQGFKDLVSGSKKLPKGGEVSVKKAPKGSLSGGPSTRTTAKAAAKKATAKKATARKSTAAAKKTAPAAKKTTAKSTSAAAKKATPAAKKAAPAKKATTKKAVAAKTAPAKKTTAKKAPAKKTTARTTAAKKVTARKK
- the leuD gene encoding 3-isopropylmalate dehydratase small subunit, giving the protein MEAFTAHTGRAVPLRRSNVDTDQIIPAHWLKKVTRDGFEDGLFEAWRKDENFVLNRPERKGASVLVAGPDFGTGSSREHAVWALQNFGFKTVISSRFADIFRGNSLKNGLLTVVLDQPVVDRLWELTEADPTAAVTVDLEKRQVLAEGITADFELDENARWRLLNGLDDISLTLQNEADIATYEAARPSHKPRTLYV
- the leuC gene encoding 3-isopropylmalate dehydratase large subunit, translated to MGRTLAEKVWDDHVVRRAEGEPDLLFIDLHLLHEVTSPQAFDGLRQAGRPVRRLDLTIATEDHNTPTLDIDKPIADPVSRAQLETLRKNCADFGVRLHPLGDVEQGVVHVVGPQLGLTQPGTTVVCGDSHTSTHGAFGALAFGIGTSQVEHVLATQTLPLARPRTMAITVEGELPESVTAKDLILAIIARIGTGGGQGYIIEYRGSAIEKLSMEARMTICNMSIEAGARAGMIAPDATTFDYLRGRDHAPEGEEWDAALAYWKTLRTDDDAVFDAEVVIEAAELAPFVTWGTNPGQGAPLSANVPDPASYEDASERNAAEKALEYMGLTAGQPLREIGVDTVFVGSCTNGRIEDLRNAAAVIEGRKVADGVRMLVVPGSVRVALQAVEEGLDKVFTAAGAEWRHAGCSMCLGMNPDQLAPGERSASTSNRNFEGRQGKGGRTHLVSPQVAAATAVLGHLASPADLSDARTPAGV